A region of Nocardioides alkalitolerans DNA encodes the following proteins:
- a CDS encoding adenylate/guanylate cyclase domain-containing protein, whose protein sequence is MATADASRQVEAALLGGEPHLTRRQVADRVGVPLTLAEELWHRLGFPHHAEDDVAFTEADVEALSLARDLVMLGILDAESQAALVRTWGRSFARLAEWQTDLLARRALDSDEPDLRITELTAEVLPRLEVLQSYIWRRHLVSAANRMLTPTLVPGGEATTALAVGFVDIVGYTTQSRNLSEAELVAWVEGFEDTATTVVTDHAARVIKTIGDEILYVTDDPVAAVEVALTLTERGADPEDPFPQVRAGLAHGQVVARLGDVFGSTVNVAARLTSLARPGTVVVDEGLQHVLVGIATPEEDDEPDEEPDDQTDGGGGSAPYDEVRRRAEELADDAYQRAREALSLLTGEESPEHLPYRFRKIRRANIKGFPGVRGRVLRRAEPHG, encoded by the coding sequence GTGGCAACGGCTGACGCGAGCCGCCAGGTCGAGGCGGCGCTGCTGGGCGGCGAGCCCCACCTGACGCGGCGCCAGGTGGCCGACCGCGTCGGCGTGCCCCTCACCCTGGCCGAGGAGCTGTGGCACCGCCTCGGCTTCCCCCACCACGCCGAGGACGACGTGGCGTTCACCGAGGCCGACGTCGAGGCGCTCTCGCTGGCCCGCGACCTCGTCATGCTCGGCATCCTCGACGCCGAGTCGCAGGCCGCCCTGGTGCGCACGTGGGGGCGCAGCTTCGCGCGCCTGGCCGAGTGGCAGACCGACCTGCTCGCCCGACGGGCGCTCGACTCCGACGAGCCCGACCTGCGCATCACGGAGCTGACGGCCGAGGTGCTGCCGCGCCTCGAGGTGCTGCAGAGCTACATCTGGCGCCGCCACCTCGTCAGCGCGGCCAACCGGATGCTCACGCCGACCCTCGTCCCCGGCGGGGAGGCGACGACCGCGCTCGCCGTCGGCTTCGTCGACATCGTGGGCTACACGACGCAGAGCAGGAACCTGTCGGAGGCGGAGCTCGTCGCCTGGGTCGAGGGCTTCGAGGACACCGCCACGACCGTCGTGACCGACCACGCCGCCCGCGTCATCAAGACGATCGGTGACGAGATCCTCTACGTCACCGACGACCCGGTCGCGGCCGTCGAGGTGGCCCTCACCCTCACCGAGCGCGGCGCGGACCCGGAGGACCCCTTCCCGCAGGTGCGGGCGGGCCTCGCCCACGGGCAGGTCGTCGCGCGCCTCGGCGACGTCTTCGGCAGCACCGTCAACGTCGCCGCCCGGCTCACCTCGCTCGCCCGTCCCGGGACCGTCGTGGTCGACGAGGGCCTGCAGCACGTGCTCGTGGGCATCGCGACGCCGGAGGAGGACGACGAGCCCGACGAGGAGCCGGACGACCAGACCGACGGCGGGGGCGGGAGCGCGCCGTACGACGAGGTGCGGCGCCGCGCGGAGGAGCTCGCCGACGACGCCTACCAGCGCGCCCGCGAGGCCCTGTCGCTGCTGACCGGCGAGGAGAGCCCCGAGCACCTGCCCTACCGGTTCCGGAAGATCCGGCGCGCCAACATCAAAGGTTTCCCGGGGGTGCGCGGGAGGGTACTGCGCCGGGCGGAGCCCCACGGCTAG
- a CDS encoding cyclic nucleotide-binding domain-containing protein → MPIFDALTPAEIATVKKAGTELPLPAGWSPINERTGADKAYIILEGEVSVRRGGEEIATLGPGDIMGEMAIINHTLRSATVVATTRLKVVHLTPQTIEELSSSVPAFGEAIRAAAAERLGGNG, encoded by the coding sequence ATGCCCATCTTCGACGCACTGACCCCCGCCGAGATCGCCACGGTGAAGAAGGCGGGCACGGAGCTGCCGCTGCCCGCCGGCTGGTCGCCGATCAACGAGCGGACGGGCGCGGACAAGGCCTACATCATCCTCGAGGGCGAGGTGTCGGTGCGGCGCGGCGGCGAGGAGATCGCGACCCTCGGGCCCGGCGACATCATGGGCGAGATGGCGATCATCAACCACACCCTGCGCTCCGCCACGGTGGTCGCGACGACGCGGCTCAAGGTCGTGCACCTGACCCCGCAGACCATCGAGGAGCTCAGCTCGTCGGTGCCGGCCTTCGGCGAGGCGATCCGCGCCGCCGCCGCCGAGCGGCTCGGTGGCAACGGCTGA
- a CDS encoding AIM24 family protein, which yields MIDGIETPTWDATSLPADDNVNAYAFSIALAGEWFVSKGAMIAYYGNVDFSGVSQYASRASWVAARFSSPLYASEWVVAAGQGKVIVADRGYDVNSYDLDEGNLTIKQTNLLGFQTSLELKQSIVPGFVTLIGTGKFLASSNGPVIFVEPPFRADPDALLGWADCPSPSQHYDHHWMAQSFMAGIQGMFGRESGEERQYDFTGAGTILMQSSEQLRVDGALLKLVESQTNLLDAQSAGALGQRLVQRSQQQ from the coding sequence ATGATCGACGGCATCGAGACCCCCACCTGGGACGCCACCAGCCTCCCGGCCGACGACAACGTCAACGCCTACGCGTTCTCCATCGCGCTGGCCGGCGAGTGGTTCGTGTCGAAGGGCGCGATGATCGCCTACTACGGCAACGTCGACTTCTCCGGCGTCAGCCAGTACGCCTCGCGCGCCTCCTGGGTCGCCGCCCGCTTCTCCTCGCCGCTCTACGCGAGCGAGTGGGTCGTCGCCGCGGGCCAGGGCAAGGTGATCGTGGCCGACCGGGGCTACGACGTGAACTCCTACGACCTCGACGAGGGCAACCTCACGATCAAGCAGACGAACCTGCTGGGGTTCCAGACGTCCCTGGAGCTCAAGCAGTCGATCGTGCCGGGCTTCGTCACGCTCATCGGCACCGGCAAGTTCCTCGCGTCCTCCAACGGGCCGGTCATCTTCGTCGAGCCGCCGTTCCGCGCCGACCCCGACGCGCTCCTCGGGTGGGCCGACTGCCCGTCGCCGAGCCAGCACTACGACCACCACTGGATGGCGCAGTCGTTCATGGCCGGCATCCAGGGCATGTTCGGCCGCGAGTCGGGCGAGGAGCGGCAGTACGACTTCACGGGCGCCGGCACGATCCTCATGCAGAGCTCGGAGCAGCTGCGGGTGGACGGGGCGCTGCTGAAGCTCGTGGAGAGCCAGACGAACCTCCTCGACGCGCAGTCCGCGGGGGCGCTGGGACAGCGTCTCGTGCAACGCTCGCAGCAGCAGTAG
- a CDS encoding AIM24 family protein, with amino-acid sequence MARLTANKKVLLADVAGTTVRAMSGSMVAYQGQVEFKSAGMGGGGGFRAAIRQRVAGESISLMECTGNGRVHLAYQAQDVTVINVQNDTVTVESEHILAVAGELRLDVQFAGLRGMTTGQGLATTKVMGSGQLGIVSDGPLIGLEVMPGQPLVVDPDAYVAGLGNLQMSLVSGVSWRSLVGDGGGEPFSLRFEGHGRVYIQPAER; translated from the coding sequence GTGGCTCGTCTGACCGCGAACAAAAAGGTGTTGCTGGCGGACGTCGCCGGCACCACCGTGAGGGCGATGTCCGGCTCGATGGTGGCCTACCAGGGCCAGGTCGAGTTCAAGAGCGCCGGCATGGGCGGCGGGGGCGGCTTCCGCGCCGCGATCCGCCAGCGCGTCGCCGGCGAGTCGATCTCGCTCATGGAGTGCACCGGCAACGGCCGGGTGCACCTGGCCTACCAGGCGCAGGACGTCACCGTGATCAACGTGCAGAACGACACCGTGACGGTGGAGTCGGAGCACATCCTGGCGGTCGCGGGCGAGCTGAGGCTCGACGTGCAGTTCGCCGGGCTGCGCGGCATGACGACGGGCCAGGGCCTCGCCACCACGAAGGTGATGGGCTCGGGCCAGCTCGGCATCGTCTCGGACGGCCCGCTGATCGGCCTCGAGGTCATGCCCGGCCAGCCGCTGGTGGTCGACCCGGACGCGTACGTCGCGGGGCTCGGCAACCTGCAGATGTCGCTCGTCTCGGGCGTGAGCTGGCGCTCGCTGGTCGGCGACGGAGGTGGCGAGCCGTTCTCGCTGCGGTTCGAGGGGCACGGCCGGGTGTACATCCAGCCGGCCGAGCGGTGA
- a CDS encoding AIM24 family protein: MTYEVVNSKVVRVQVSQANPVLARRGAMLGYSGQVAFRPVSGAAQGIGGMVGTMMAGESNKMMVAEGQGSVLYGFRGLYVTVIDLTGDSLVVEADRLLAHDANLQTGVEMVGQGGVRSAVRGAMTGQGLFTTRVSGNGAVAVLSHGGTFPIQLNGETVGVDPQAYVAHTGALQVDLKASVGMRDLIGRGSGEAFQLHVSGHGTVYVQASEEKF; this comes from the coding sequence GTGACGTACGAGGTCGTCAACTCCAAGGTGGTCCGCGTGCAGGTCTCGCAGGCCAACCCGGTGCTCGCCCGCCGCGGCGCGATGCTCGGCTACTCCGGGCAGGTCGCCTTCCGGCCCGTCTCCGGCGCCGCGCAGGGCATCGGCGGCATGGTCGGCACGATGATGGCGGGCGAGAGCAACAAGATGATGGTCGCCGAGGGCCAGGGCTCCGTGCTCTACGGCTTCCGGGGGCTCTACGTGACGGTGATCGACCTGACGGGCGACTCGCTCGTGGTCGAGGCCGACCGGCTGCTCGCCCACGACGCGAACCTGCAGACGGGCGTCGAGATGGTCGGGCAGGGCGGGGTCCGCTCCGCCGTGCGCGGCGCGATGACCGGCCAGGGGCTGTTCACCACCCGGGTCTCCGGCAACGGCGCCGTCGCCGTGCTGTCGCACGGCGGCACGTTCCCCATCCAGCTCAACGGCGAGACCGTGGGCGTCGACCCGCAGGCGTACGTCGCGCACACCGGCGCCCTGCAGGTGGACCTCAAGGCGTCCGTCGGCATGCGCGACCTCATCGGCCGCGGCTCGGGCGAGGCGTTCCAGCTCCACGTCTCGGGCCACGGCACCGTCTACGTCCAGGCCTCGGAGGAGAAGTTCTGA